One Alicyclobacillus acidoterrestris DNA window includes the following coding sequences:
- a CDS encoding nucleotide sugar dehydrogenase → MRESIGVIGLGYIGLPLSMCLCERGFRVVGIDTDPDKVRRIEAGETDVQEDYRGETLQQRLQRHLAAGNFIVSSRTAVAAWEATTYLVTVGVPVHPETKALCDEPLRMAMENIGRVLKPHDVVVIRSTVVPGTVESRYVPILEETSRMVAGVDFHVAYAAERVAEGRAMEEFQTLDIVVGGLTEKCAALAAQTLQKLTDGQIHITDLRIAQLSKVIENAQRDVNLAMVQELQAVAKAHQVNLFELIQMVNTHPRVQMLLPSVGVGGYCIPNAYHYLSASLDDTTGADLPLFRTARETNEGAPQRIARDVAQSLADRGRSMKEAVVVVLGLGMKDGSNDIRQSPAIACAKAFQSLGAVVRAYDPTVAPLLPYQVSNVEDCLRGADAIVVGAWQPAFDHLDWGRLFGLVNPTAPVILVDPRGRLEARVLHLPHTTILQRA, encoded by the coding sequence ATGCGCGAATCCATTGGCGTCATCGGATTGGGTTATATCGGGCTACCGCTGTCTATGTGTTTGTGTGAGCGCGGGTTCCGGGTGGTTGGCATCGATACGGATCCCGACAAGGTGAGGCGGATTGAAGCGGGTGAGACGGACGTCCAAGAAGACTACCGGGGCGAGACGTTGCAGCAACGTTTACAGCGGCATTTGGCTGCAGGCAATTTCATCGTGTCGAGTAGGACGGCAGTCGCTGCGTGGGAGGCGACGACGTATCTTGTGACGGTCGGCGTTCCTGTCCATCCGGAGACGAAGGCGCTTTGCGATGAGCCACTTAGGATGGCCATGGAGAATATTGGCCGAGTGCTGAAGCCACATGATGTCGTCGTCATTCGGAGTACGGTGGTGCCGGGGACGGTGGAGTCTCGCTACGTGCCCATTCTCGAGGAGACCAGTCGGATGGTGGCGGGCGTGGACTTTCATGTGGCGTACGCCGCAGAGCGTGTCGCCGAAGGGCGCGCAATGGAGGAGTTTCAAACGCTGGACATCGTCGTCGGCGGGTTGACGGAAAAGTGTGCGGCGTTGGCGGCGCAGACGTTGCAAAAGTTGACCGACGGGCAGATTCACATCACCGATTTGCGCATTGCGCAGTTGTCGAAGGTGATTGAGAACGCGCAGCGCGATGTCAACCTGGCGATGGTCCAGGAGTTGCAGGCTGTGGCCAAGGCGCATCAGGTGAACTTGTTCGAACTCATCCAAATGGTCAATACGCATCCGCGAGTGCAGATGTTGTTGCCAAGTGTCGGTGTGGGCGGATATTGCATTCCGAACGCCTATCACTATCTCTCGGCATCGCTCGATGACACAACGGGTGCGGATTTGCCACTGTTTCGCACGGCGCGGGAGACCAACGAAGGCGCGCCGCAGCGTATCGCAAGGGATGTGGCGCAGTCGCTCGCAGATCGAGGTCGGTCCATGAAGGAGGCTGTCGTGGTTGTGCTCGGGTTGGGGATGAAGGACGGATCGAACGACATTCGGCAGTCCCCAGCTATCGCATGTGCAAAAGCGTTTCAGTCACTGGGCGCCGTGGTTCGCGCGTATGACCCGACCGTCGCACCTTTATTGCCGTATCAAGTCTCGAACGTTGAAGACTGCCTCCGCGGGGCTGACGCCATCGTCGTGGGTGCTTGGCAGCCAGCGTTTGACCATCTCGACTGGGGACGTCTGTTTGGGCTCGTCAATCCGACGGCGCCGGTGATTCTGGTCGATCCGCGCGGTCGCCTCGAAGCGCGCGTCTTACATCTGCCGCATACGACCATTTTACAGCGGGCCTAG
- a CDS encoding aldo/keto reductase gives MEYRVFGKTDMKVSALGFGGAEIGQQVDARQVDALLGSALDAGLNLIDTAACYGRSEELIGQAVSHRRNDFYLFSKCGHASGLPTPDWDVQTLRDSIDRSLKRLKTDYLDLIQLHSCSLETLQQGAVIEVLQQARDAGKVRYLGYSGDNEAALYAVESGAFDSLQTSINVADQSVIDRILPAAQARGMGIIAKRPIANVAWQYADTPDNAYYVTYWQRLKALQYDFTRRPTTEAVSVALRFTLSVPGVTTAIVGTTNPGRWQQNADLVNQGPLDTTEYDAIRNRWQEVAKPDWVGQT, from the coding sequence ATGGAGTATCGCGTTTTTGGTAAGACCGATATGAAGGTGAGTGCGTTAGGCTTTGGTGGCGCCGAGATCGGTCAACAGGTCGATGCCCGCCAAGTGGACGCGCTTCTGGGCAGCGCTTTGGACGCAGGGCTCAACTTAATTGATACGGCGGCGTGTTATGGCCGCAGCGAAGAGTTGATTGGACAGGCCGTTTCCCATCGCCGCAACGATTTCTATCTGTTTAGCAAGTGCGGCCACGCAAGCGGATTGCCTACGCCTGATTGGGATGTGCAGACGCTGCGCGACAGCATTGATAGAAGCCTAAAGCGGCTCAAGACAGACTATCTTGACCTGATTCAGCTCCATAGTTGCAGTCTCGAAACGCTTCAACAGGGAGCGGTGATTGAGGTTTTGCAACAAGCGCGCGATGCTGGCAAGGTGCGCTATCTCGGCTATAGCGGGGACAACGAGGCCGCATTGTACGCCGTGGAAAGTGGTGCGTTTGACAGTCTGCAAACATCCATCAACGTGGCAGATCAGTCCGTGATTGACCGCATCCTGCCAGCAGCGCAAGCGCGGGGCATGGGCATTATCGCGAAGCGGCCGATTGCCAATGTCGCGTGGCAGTATGCCGACACGCCCGACAATGCCTACTATGTGACGTATTGGCAACGATTGAAGGCGCTCCAGTACGATTTCACGCGGCGCCCGACGACAGAGGCAGTGTCCGTCGCATTGCGGTTCACGCTGTCGGTACCAGGCGTCACAACAGCTATCGTCGGCACGACGAACCCGGGACGCTGGCAACAAAATGCCGACCTCGTCAATCAGGGCCCACTGGACACCACCGAGTATGACGCCATCCGCAACCGCTGGCAGGAGGTCGCGAAGCCCGATTGGGTAGGCCAGACCTGA
- a CDS encoding NUDIX hydrolase has product MRHRLDWPLPYTLCIIRRGDELLLLNRLKSPNMGIWNGLGGKIEPGESPTEAVQREIMEEAHLEFSLSDFRYRGVVAWTLFDGAQGGMHVYTVDFPEGRRYDTPVACSEGILDFKPLSWVLHKDNRGVAELLPAFLPHALSDEPPLIHRFDFTAEVAQRFLHRHEPLSDPW; this is encoded by the coding sequence ATGCGGCACAGATTGGATTGGCCTTTGCCTTATACACTTTGTATCATCCGGCGGGGTGACGAACTGCTCTTACTCAATCGCTTGAAGTCCCCCAATATGGGCATTTGGAACGGGCTCGGCGGTAAGATTGAACCTGGTGAGTCCCCCACGGAAGCCGTGCAGCGGGAAATCATGGAAGAAGCGCATCTCGAGTTTTCGCTGTCGGACTTTCGCTACAGAGGCGTTGTCGCCTGGACGCTCTTCGATGGCGCACAAGGCGGTATGCACGTCTACACGGTAGACTTTCCCGAGGGACGCCGCTACGACACGCCGGTTGCCTGTAGTGAGGGCATCCTCGATTTCAAGCCACTCAGTTGGGTACTTCACAAGGACAACCGTGGCGTCGCCGAATTACTGCCCGCGTTCCTGCCGCATGCCCTGTCCGATGAGCCACCGCTGATCCACCGCTTCGACTTCACCGCGGAGGTGGCACAGCGCTTTCTGCATCGTCACGAGCCGCTGTCCGACCCATGGTGA
- a CDS encoding HAD family hydrolase, translating into MSDHTLPTRFCDEGIARLARCKLFVFDFDGTVYDEVRHFLTYGEEVARFLHGEHQQQQFLESVRWALAGAHQHYGAVYDLATSAFRERTDADSGRDDVMDIGDPWGLIAALARDAGIAADALQVAFTATRAQMASAAFEMAPIEGLRDAVLALKAQRRHVMLATNSPQVHTEDMLHKLQLDDVFDEVVFAAQKPQQITALFKRWLAEFGLRPACAVSIGDHFQNEIHPAIALGMQTVYIDAYIRRVRSDVTVQLDSPSALPDLLRAVVTMGRTAARDDAESAVPPPR; encoded by the coding sequence ATGAGCGACCACACTTTACCTACGCGTTTTTGCGACGAGGGTATCGCACGACTCGCGCGATGCAAATTGTTTGTATTCGACTTCGACGGGACGGTCTATGACGAAGTGCGTCACTTTCTCACCTATGGTGAGGAAGTGGCCCGCTTTCTTCATGGGGAACACCAGCAGCAACAATTTCTCGAGTCGGTGCGTTGGGCGCTTGCAGGGGCGCATCAACACTACGGCGCGGTGTATGATCTCGCCACCAGCGCATTCCGCGAGCGGACGGACGCCGACAGCGGGCGGGATGACGTGATGGACATCGGCGATCCTTGGGGACTCATTGCGGCATTGGCGCGAGACGCCGGGATCGCAGCGGATGCATTACAAGTGGCATTTACGGCGACCCGGGCCCAGATGGCGTCGGCTGCATTCGAGATGGCGCCTATCGAAGGCCTTCGCGATGCGGTGTTGGCGCTCAAGGCACAACGGCGCCACGTCATGCTTGCAACCAACAGCCCACAGGTGCATACCGAGGATATGCTTCACAAACTGCAACTCGACGACGTGTTTGACGAGGTGGTGTTTGCTGCACAAAAGCCGCAGCAAATCACCGCATTGTTCAAGCGCTGGCTCGCCGAGTTTGGGTTGCGCCCAGCGTGTGCGGTCAGCATAGGGGATCACTTTCAAAATGAGATTCATCCAGCCATCGCCTTAGGCATGCAGACGGTCTATATCGATGCCTATATTCGCCGTGTCCGATCGGACGTGACGGTCCAACTCGACAGCCCATCAGCATTGCCGGATCTCTTGCGTGCCGTCGTCACCATGGGTCGGACAGCGGCTCGTGACGATGCAGAAAGCGCTGTGCCACCTCCGCGGTGA
- a CDS encoding extracellular solute-binding protein: MYNTDDFKKAGIANPPKTWDELEQDAIKITQKTGVPGLGLQADYYTFEMLLKQAGGDILTSDNKQAAFNSQAGKDALNFLNRLANQDKAAKVIDGNAYLSDGFNTNAYAMDLDTVASLSFITNQNTHFKTAPLPVGKQAAVPTAGTNLVVFNQATDAQKQAAGKYIDFLISTKNTIDWAEATGYLPARQSALHDASWQAFIKANPNDATGPDELENAYFSPRIGALSSAITEESAQIGNFVSQKQNADTTLQNMAQEVNQALADQ, translated from the coding sequence ATGTATAACACAGATGATTTCAAGAAGGCGGGGATTGCGAATCCGCCGAAGACGTGGGATGAACTGGAGCAGGATGCCATCAAGATCACCCAGAAGACGGGCGTTCCGGGACTGGGCTTACAGGCGGATTATTATACGTTTGAGATGTTGCTCAAGCAGGCGGGTGGCGACATCCTGACCAGCGACAACAAACAAGCCGCGTTTAACAGCCAGGCGGGCAAGGATGCGCTCAACTTTTTGAATCGCCTCGCGAATCAGGACAAGGCTGCCAAAGTGATTGATGGCAACGCCTATCTCTCCGACGGCTTTAATACCAATGCGTACGCGATGGATTTGGACACGGTGGCCTCGCTATCGTTTATCACGAATCAAAACACGCACTTTAAGACTGCGCCTCTGCCCGTCGGGAAACAGGCGGCCGTGCCTACGGCAGGGACGAACCTGGTCGTGTTCAATCAAGCGACGGACGCGCAGAAACAGGCGGCTGGAAAGTATATTGATTTCTTGATATCCACCAAGAACACGATCGATTGGGCCGAGGCCACAGGCTATCTGCCCGCGCGCCAGAGCGCCTTACACGATGCTTCGTGGCAGGCGTTTATCAAAGCGAATCCGAATGACGCAACAGGCCCCGACGAATTGGAGAATGCCTACTTCTCGCCGCGCATTGGCGCCTTGAGCTCGGCGATTACAGAAGAGAGTGCGCAGATTGGTAACTTCGTGTCGCAAAAACAAAACGCCGACACGACGCTCCAGAACATGGCGCAAGAAGTGAACCAGGCGCTGGCGGATCAATGA
- a CDS encoding extracellular solute-binding protein, with the protein MSITFYEAMSSAQGKELQKLTNEFQQQNPNINVQLVFAGSYSTLQQKLTAAIAAKKPPTMAQVQETWETRLCTV; encoded by the coding sequence GTGTCCATCACCTTTTACGAGGCGATGAGCTCGGCGCAAGGGAAAGAGTTGCAGAAGTTGACGAACGAGTTCCAGCAGCAAAATCCGAACATCAACGTGCAGCTGGTGTTCGCAGGCTCCTATAGCACGCTCCAGCAGAAACTGACTGCCGCGATTGCCGCCAAAAAGCCACCAACGATGGCACAGGTTCAAGAAACATGGGAAACTCGTCTCTGCACCGTTTAA
- a CDS encoding MBL fold metallo-hydrolase has product MSHCHLDHTGLLPYLRQDLPVFTSSDTYHMLQALDAVSDGPRTPLAYRPTPPETWVEFGPLRLQFVHVDHGTPGASAIFIETPDMRFVYSGDLRLHDLHSEETQNFIARARAFRPHVLLIEGTRANDLDSDSKNVSELDVLQGVLAQAQQAIAGLYFTAYERHPERLRAFSEAARATNRTLVLDPATAYLYHHFEGVSDFSVWKEDESTQPAPLTAWLQVAGIPQIGRSEVRGNERAFLAQIRYERLHYFVDIVPQQAGRYLHSDGTPLGPFQPAWSNLMRWLEHFSLEFVPMSSSGHATLRDVTAMIEQIHPDVCMPLHSLIPSRVGSPLVPRLLPDRHCPYSLNDVWSAVPPTTAELTNFG; this is encoded by the coding sequence ATCAGCCATTGCCACCTCGATCACACCGGCTTGTTACCTTACCTGCGACAAGACCTGCCCGTGTTCACCTCGTCTGACACCTATCACATGCTGCAGGCGTTGGACGCCGTGTCGGACGGACCGCGCACACCGCTTGCGTATCGGCCTACGCCACCCGAGACTTGGGTCGAGTTCGGTCCTCTGCGGCTGCAGTTTGTCCATGTCGATCACGGCACCCCCGGCGCCAGCGCCATCTTCATCGAGACGCCTGACATGCGCTTCGTCTACTCTGGCGACCTCCGACTGCACGACCTGCACTCGGAAGAGACACAAAACTTCATCGCGCGCGCCAGAGCATTTCGCCCTCACGTGCTGTTGATCGAGGGAACGCGTGCAAATGACCTGGATTCGGATTCCAAAAACGTATCCGAGCTTGACGTCTTGCAAGGTGTTCTCGCGCAAGCGCAACAGGCGATCGCCGGGCTCTACTTCACCGCCTACGAACGCCACCCCGAGCGATTGCGGGCGTTTTCCGAGGCTGCACGAGCGACGAATAGAACACTGGTCTTAGATCCCGCCACCGCCTACTTGTACCACCATTTCGAAGGCGTATCGGACTTTTCGGTGTGGAAAGAGGACGAGTCGACACAGCCAGCACCTTTGACCGCGTGGTTGCAAGTTGCGGGAATTCCCCAAATTGGCCGAAGCGAAGTGCGGGGAAACGAACGCGCATTTCTCGCCCAGATACGCTACGAGCGGCTGCACTATTTCGTGGACATCGTGCCACAACAAGCGGGGCGCTATCTGCATTCCGATGGGACGCCATTAGGGCCATTCCAGCCTGCCTGGTCCAACCTGATGCGCTGGTTGGAGCACTTCTCCTTGGAATTTGTGCCGATGTCGTCGAGCGGGCACGCGACGCTTCGCGATGTAACCGCCATGATTGAGCAAATTCATCCCGACGTCTGCATGCCACTGCACTCACTGATCCCTTCGCGCGTGGGCTCGCCGCTCGTTCCACGGTTGTTGCCGGATCGCCATTGTCCATACTCGCTCAACGACGTATGGAGCGCCGTCCCACCGACCACAGCGGAATTGACGAACTTCGGTTGA
- a CDS encoding PaaI family thioesterase: protein MGFDYCFVCGDKNPHGLNIKFHQDGDAVHATFHCEERHIGWPNVQHGGITSSLLDEASAYVPLNMGLVTVTAELNISFKAPVQVGETVHIEAHPSKVTKRLLYVEARMVNSEGEVKATSSAKMIVLSPEQQAKMGIEAPIGRE, encoded by the coding sequence ATGGGGTTTGACTATTGTTTTGTGTGCGGGGATAAAAATCCCCATGGTTTAAACATCAAGTTTCACCAGGATGGTGACGCGGTACACGCGACATTTCACTGTGAGGAAAGACACATCGGGTGGCCGAATGTACAACATGGCGGTATCACCAGTTCGCTGCTCGATGAGGCTTCAGCGTACGTCCCTTTGAATATGGGATTAGTCACCGTCACGGCGGAATTGAATATCTCGTTCAAGGCGCCAGTCCAAGTGGGCGAAACGGTTCATATTGAGGCTCATCCGTCGAAAGTGACCAAGCGGCTACTCTACGTAGAAGCGCGTATGGTCAACTCCGAGGGAGAAGTAAAGGCGACGTCGAGTGCCAAAATGATTGTCCTCTCACCTGAACAACAAGCGAAAATGGGCATTGAAGCGCCGATTGGACGCGAATGA
- the purU gene encoding formyltetrahydrofolate deformylase has translation MLEENRGRLLIACPDRQGIVAAVAQFLYEQSANITASDQYSTDASGGTLFMRIEFHLDGLEAREQSLCNAFSSLAAEFHMAWQYAPARQRKRMAIFVSKELHCLQELLWEWQSGQLNTDIALVISNHDDARNLVESLGLSFHHVPVNAENKAEAEAKQLALLRDAQIDVAVLARYMQILSPSFLAHYPNRIINIHHSFLPAFIGRNPYGRAYNRGVKLIGATAHYVTEDLDEGPIIEQDVTRVDHRYDAHALRIAGRQVERAVLARAVKWHLEDKVIVHENKTIVFA, from the coding sequence ATGCTCGAGGAGAACCGCGGACGCCTGCTTATCGCGTGTCCTGACCGACAGGGCATTGTCGCCGCCGTCGCACAATTTTTGTATGAACAAAGCGCGAATATCACTGCATCCGACCAATATTCGACGGACGCTTCCGGCGGCACGCTGTTTATGCGAATCGAGTTTCATCTCGACGGCCTCGAAGCCCGCGAACAATCTCTGTGCAACGCTTTTTCATCCTTGGCGGCAGAGTTTCACATGGCCTGGCAGTACGCGCCGGCGCGCCAGCGCAAACGGATGGCAATTTTCGTATCAAAGGAACTCCATTGCCTCCAAGAACTCCTGTGGGAGTGGCAAAGCGGCCAACTCAACACGGATATCGCACTGGTGATAAGCAACCACGACGATGCCCGAAATTTGGTCGAGTCCTTGGGCCTGTCATTCCATCACGTGCCCGTGAACGCAGAGAACAAGGCGGAAGCCGAAGCAAAACAACTGGCGCTTTTACGCGACGCACAAATTGATGTCGCGGTGTTAGCGCGCTACATGCAAATCCTGTCCCCGTCGTTTTTGGCACACTACCCGAACCGCATCATTAATATTCATCATTCATTTCTGCCGGCCTTCATCGGGCGAAATCCCTATGGTCGCGCGTACAACCGCGGTGTGAAACTAATTGGCGCGACGGCTCATTACGTCACAGAAGACCTCGATGAAGGACCGATTATCGAACAGGACGTCACCCGCGTAGATCATCGATATGACGCCCACGCGCTGCGCATCGCCGGTCGCCAGGTCGAACGTGCTGTACTCGCCCGCGCGGTGAAGTGGCATCTCGAAGACAAAGTGATTGTGCACGAAAACAAGACAATTGTATTTGCCTGA
- a CDS encoding HesB/YadR/YfhF family protein — MDIHVDDSATKWLKEEFGLTTGDAIRIMTRYGDSTVQPGFALTLSVERPSEVASAVELDGIQIFIKEQDAWYFNGGDVFVRYDPHTDELMFDVQ, encoded by the coding sequence ATGGACATTCACGTCGACGATTCCGCTACAAAGTGGCTAAAAGAAGAGTTCGGTCTCACGACTGGCGACGCAATTCGTATTATGACAAGATACGGAGATTCCACCGTACAACCAGGATTCGCATTGACCCTGTCGGTTGAACGTCCATCCGAGGTGGCATCGGCTGTCGAACTGGATGGGATTCAAATTTTCATCAAAGAACAAGACGCCTGGTACTTTAACGGTGGCGACGTCTTCGTTCGGTACGACCCTCACACAGACGAACTCATGTTTGATGTCCAATAA
- a CDS encoding sirohydrochlorin chelatase: MNTALLFIGHGTRKQHGIDEFRRFVSAVEERVGEPIRVAHAFLELQDPDIVTGITSLTAEGARHIVCIPLFLFSAGHMLHDIPMQLEAAQNMYPSLQLTLSQSYGTEPLLLEALVYRIRETEICLTDESVGLLLLGRGNRDHNAQAAFAGVAHRLAQTFGKEPFVGYLAGTGRQLEDTLTEMAQAGYRTVVLAPFLWFSGWLADTLPRRVKDWQEKTGYTQMNVRIAGHLGLHPAVVACVANRVRGYLT; encoded by the coding sequence GTGAATACAGCTTTGTTGTTCATCGGTCACGGGACGCGGAAGCAGCACGGCATCGACGAGTTCAGACGGTTTGTTTCTGCGGTCGAGGAACGGGTTGGCGAACCCATTCGCGTTGCGCACGCGTTTCTTGAATTGCAAGACCCCGATATTGTCACAGGCATCACTTCTCTTACGGCGGAGGGCGCCCGTCACATTGTGTGTATTCCGCTTTTTTTGTTTTCTGCAGGGCATATGTTGCACGACATTCCGATGCAGTTAGAAGCTGCGCAAAACATGTATCCATCGCTCCAACTGACTTTGTCACAATCTTATGGGACAGAACCCCTGCTTCTGGAGGCGCTGGTCTATCGGATTCGCGAGACAGAGATTTGTTTGACGGATGAATCCGTTGGTCTGCTTTTGCTTGGACGCGGCAATCGGGATCACAACGCGCAGGCGGCGTTTGCTGGCGTGGCGCATCGACTGGCACAGACGTTCGGGAAGGAACCGTTTGTTGGGTACCTGGCTGGAACGGGTCGACAATTGGAGGATACATTGACGGAGATGGCGCAAGCGGGGTATCGAACGGTCGTCCTCGCACCGTTTTTGTGGTTCAGCGGTTGGTTGGCGGATACACTGCCGCGTCGGGTGAAGGATTGGCAGGAGAAGACAGGGTACACGCAAATGAACGTTCGAATTGCGGGTCACCTTGGATTGCACCCAGCCGTTGTGGCCTGTGTTGCAAATCGGGTACGGGGCTATTTGACGTAA
- the cobA gene encoding uroporphyrinogen-III C-methyltransferase codes for MARGLVYLVGAGPGAPGLLTVKGRRVLETVDAIVYDRLASPRLLGYAKPDVELHYVGKEAGDHAMSQQDIEQLLISLARAGRIVARLKGGDPFVFGRGGEEAAALTEAGIPFEVVPGITSAVGVPAYAGIPVTYRKLSPSFTVVTGHRMTSEDEVDWHAYAQLSSTLVILMGVRQLHKIVDGLRGAGLSGEMPVALIRWGTRAAQRTLVGSLEDIVSKVEAAKFEAPAVIVVGDVVSKHSDLSWFESMPLAGRRIFVTAGTTDEAIRMAEAVESLGAETFALSAEMLAVQGDGVCTRLRTMLAARSAGMYFTTTLGVKIWFSQLKDLGVDLRQITNLRIAADSLAVARYLEQYGVFADGVGPGVWSDSTVNQWFVEASLGVEGQSLPNASQAVHLYSLDLTRSWLDVARMWLEDGVDAVWSTSRPSWWTSLFSLDDIWNDEAVRPFESAGAEDDWDVCEQMQKTFWRGDVEDAAVVRG; via the coding sequence ATGGCAAGAGGGCTGGTATATCTCGTCGGAGCTGGCCCTGGCGCGCCTGGGCTCCTCACGGTGAAAGGGCGGCGCGTGCTCGAGACGGTCGACGCGATTGTGTACGACCGGCTCGCGTCGCCACGTCTTCTTGGTTATGCAAAGCCTGATGTAGAACTGCACTACGTCGGTAAAGAAGCCGGCGACCACGCAATGTCTCAACAAGACATTGAGCAACTCCTCATTTCTCTGGCGCGTGCTGGACGGATTGTCGCCCGTTTAAAAGGCGGAGACCCGTTCGTGTTTGGCCGCGGGGGCGAAGAAGCGGCGGCATTGACGGAGGCAGGCATTCCGTTTGAAGTTGTGCCGGGTATCACCTCTGCGGTCGGCGTTCCAGCTTATGCCGGCATTCCCGTGACGTATCGAAAGTTATCGCCCTCGTTTACCGTTGTGACCGGACACCGGATGACCTCTGAAGACGAAGTGGATTGGCACGCGTATGCACAATTGTCGAGTACGCTCGTGATTTTGATGGGTGTGCGGCAATTGCACAAAATTGTCGACGGCCTTCGGGGCGCTGGTCTGTCTGGAGAGATGCCGGTGGCGTTGATTCGTTGGGGAACGCGTGCAGCCCAACGGACGTTGGTCGGATCACTAGAAGACATCGTATCGAAGGTGGAGGCGGCCAAGTTCGAAGCACCTGCCGTGATTGTTGTCGGAGACGTCGTTTCAAAACACAGCGACTTGTCGTGGTTTGAGTCGATGCCACTGGCTGGGCGGCGGATATTTGTCACGGCGGGCACCACGGATGAAGCGATTCGAATGGCGGAGGCAGTGGAATCCTTGGGGGCTGAAACGTTTGCCCTCAGCGCCGAAATGTTGGCCGTGCAAGGCGACGGTGTTTGCACGCGTCTGCGTACCATGTTGGCGGCCAGGAGCGCAGGCATGTACTTTACGACGACGTTGGGTGTGAAGATTTGGTTTTCCCAGTTGAAAGATTTGGGTGTGGATTTACGCCAGATCACGAACCTGCGCATTGCGGCTGACAGTTTGGCTGTTGCGAGATATTTGGAGCAATACGGCGTTTTTGCTGACGGAGTCGGACCGGGCGTGTGGTCGGACTCGACGGTTAACCAGTGGTTTGTTGAGGCATCTCTAGGTGTGGAAGGCCAAAGCCTTCCGAATGCTTCTCAAGCGGTTCACTTGTATTCGCTTGATCTGACGCGTTCGTGGCTCGATGTAGCGCGTATGTGGTTAGAGGATGGAGTAGATGCGGTTTGGTCTACGAGTCGACCATCGTGGTGGACGTCTTTGTTTTCGCTCGATGACATCTGGAACGATGAGGCGGTGCGTCCGTTTGAGTCGGCCGGAGCTGAGGATGATTGGGATGTCTGCGAGCAAATGCAAAAGACGTTCTGGCGTGGCGACGTCGAGGATGCGGCGGTGGTTCGCGGGTGA